A single region of the Megalobrama amblycephala isolate DHTTF-2021 unplaced genomic scaffold, ASM1881202v1 scaffold532, whole genome shotgun sequence genome encodes:
- the LOC125261938 gene encoding uncharacterized protein LOC125261938: protein MSKTWVLVEWREEPPTYDIVPKKDILKKKFESGDVVDVAYEEESSPATVIDIDESKDTLRRRMFRLEGKRKNQPCLQNDAKRVAKKKKTYTPTQSPSHSKTSSSDQEPPVKHQVIHRKDSMLMQEINSMESQAEEHSSRETQLEREILKLKKENENLRTLNIALQQEILPMLKCSMNQDTRLVAQQPQVAQQPQDSSQKNPPEKTQGLGISSAVLTSCGRGGTSCSAMVKDLAVAVFGRETLATHGLSGRAGNANTGTLAKPALDQDKVVMILDTVQKKFPDVPKKFIRAALREKLNDEHKLRVRKTV, encoded by the exons atgagcaaaacATGGGTTCTGGTGGAATGGAGGGAGGAGCCTCCCACCTATGATATTGTCCCTAAAAAGGAcatactaaaaaaaaagtttgaatctGGAGATGTTGTGGATGTGGCTTATGAAGAGGAAAGTTCCCCAGCCACAGTTATAGATATTGATG AGAGCAAAGATACCCTCAGGAGGAGGATGTTTAGGCTAGAGGGGAAAAGAAAAAATCAGccatgtttgcaaaatgatgcAAAAAGAgtagcaaagaaaaaaaaaacgtacactCCAACTCAGTCCCCATCTCACTCCAAAACGTCCTCATCTGATCAAGAGCCTCCAGTCAAACATCAA GTCATCCACCGAAAGGACAGTATGTTAATGCAAGAGATTAACAGCATGGAGAGTCAAGCTGAAGAGCATTCAAGCCGAGAAACTCAACTTGAGAGAGAAAttctcaaattaaaaaaagaaaatgagaatCTAAGAACACTTAATATAGCTCTGCAACaag aaattcttCCAATGCTCAAGTGCAGCATGAACCAGGACACTCGTCTTGTTGCTCAACAACCACAAGTTGCTCAACAACCACAAGATTCAAGTCAGAAGAATCCTCCTGAAAAG ACACAGGGGCTAGGAATTAGTTCAGCTGTACTGACAAGTTGTGGACGGGGGGGCACATCATGTTCTGCCATGGTGAAAGATCTGGCAGTGGCAGTGTTTGGGAGAGAGACACTGGCCACACATGGGCTGTCTGGAAGGGCTGGCAATGCTAACACAGGCACTTTGGCAAAGCCAGCTCTTGACCAGGACAAAGTTGTAATGATCCTAG ACACAGTACAAAAAAAGTTCCCAGATGTTCCAAAAAAGTTCATCAGGGCAGCACTAAGAGAAAAGTTAAATGATGAGCACAAGTTACGAGTAAG gAAAACAGTGTAG